TTCTGGCCTGAGAAAGAGACGGCTGTGGCTGTCAGGTTAACCAATGATGGCGAACTGGAATGGATTTCTAGCTGGGGATTTGATTCTTTGTTCAGGGGGGACGTCACCTACAACCCCGCACGACCTGCCGCAGTGTTTTTATCTCGAGTTGAAAACAAGCAATGGCTAACACGGTGGCCAAAATTGCGCCTGCAAGGGGAAATTGCATTGGCATGACAAAAAGGCCAGCTTATCGCTGACCTTTTACTGAATGTTTACTCGTAATCAGAGGCGTAAGTCTCTTCATAAGTATGCGAGTAAAGCTCAAACAGGTTACCAAACGGGTCTTCTAGATACACCATTTGTGCTGGCTTGCTCTCGTCTTCTGGATGGTAACGCATGATATCCATACGCACTTTACCGCCGTACTGCGCTGTTTTCGCCATCACGCCTTCAAAATCATCAGTCTGTAGACAGAAATGGAAGATACCCAAGCGCGAGAAATCAACTTCATGGCGCTCTTGGCGCTCTTTCATTTCAAACAACTCAACACCAATGCCATCAGTGGTCACAAGGTGCGCAATGTTGAAGCCTTTAAAGCCTTCACCAAAGACAGCAATACACATTCTGCCAATGGCTGATTCACGCTCTTCAACGACTTTTGTATTTCCCATCACGACTTTCAGGCCGAGTACTTCAGTATAGAACTCTACCGCTTTATCCATATCGCCAACCATGATGCCAACGTGATTCATTTTCATAACTTTCTCCAGCCCTGACGTATCTGTTTGTGGGGGGTTGTTTCGATGCAGAGAGTATATGTCGAGCAATGAATTACATGAAATTATCAAATTTTAGTATTTTGATAATTCATATTTATTATAAATTCAAGGAACTCTGCCATATGCAAACTCTTCACCTTTTTTAATACTGCGAGTCAGCACTAAGAACAAAACCTAAGCGCGACCATCCTAGGTTCACGCTCATTGCATATTGCGCAAAAGTTCGCGGATTTATCGTCATATTGATCGGGCTGTTTTTGCTTTGCATATATGCAAAGACGGTTTGAATTTATCTCTATAACACTCAGTTTGCCAAATCCATACACTGGTGAGAGAAGACATTGCATTGATAGATTCCTCAACGCAATGCGGACAGAACTCACTTGTACCCAAGTAAGGATACCCTATGGAACCCGTCTACATTGTTGCTGCCAAGCGAACCCCTATCGGCAGCTTTAATGGTGCATTGGCACCCGTATCTGCGCCTCAACTTGGCGCGACTGCCATCAAAGGCACACTTGCCCAAGCCGGCATTGCACCTCATTTTGTCGACGAAGTCATTGTTGGCAACGTGCTAAGTGCTGGCATGGGGATGGGGCCAGGACGCCAAGCCGCCCTACTTGCTGGCATACCAGCGTCGGTGCCTGCTTATACCTTGAACATGATTTGTGGCTCTGGGATGAAAACGGTGATGGATGCCGTTAGCCATATTCGCGCAGGTGAAGCCGATATTGTTGTTGCGTGTGGCATGGAGAGTATGTCTCAAGCACCCTTTGTTTCTGCTAGCAAGCTTCGTGATGGTGTCAAAATGGGTAGTATTCATTTAGACGATAGCATCATTAAGGATGGTCTCACGGATGTGTTCAATGACTACCACATGGGAGTCACCGCCGAAAACATCGCTGAACGCAGTGTGATTAGCCGTGAAGCACAAGATGAGTATGCCTTCCAAAGTCAGCGCCGCGCTACAAACGCCTTAAACAGCCACCGCTTTGCGAGTGAAATAGTGCCTGTTGAGGTCACACTTCGCCGTCAACAATACACCGTCGAGCTGGATGAATATCCGAAACCCGAAACCAGCCTAGAACAACTTGCCCGTTTACGTCCGGCTTTTAAGCCGGAGGGAACCGTCACCGCGGGCAACGCCTCTGGTATCAATGATGGCGCGTCAGCGCTACTTCTTGTATCAAAAACCGCATTGGACACGCACGGGCTA
This DNA window, taken from Thaumasiovibrio subtropicus, encodes the following:
- a CDS encoding VOC family protein, with protein sequence MKMNHVGIMVGDMDKAVEFYTEVLGLKVVMGNTKVVEERESAIGRMCIAVFGEGFKGFNIAHLVTTDGIGVELFEMKERQERHEVDFSRLGIFHFCLQTDDFEGVMAKTAQYGGKVRMDIMRYHPEDESKPAQMVYLEDPFGNLFELYSHTYEETYASDYE
- a CDS encoding acetyl-CoA C-acetyltransferase, yielding MEPVYIVAAKRTPIGSFNGALAPVSAPQLGATAIKGTLAQAGIAPHFVDEVIVGNVLSAGMGMGPGRQAALLAGIPASVPAYTLNMICGSGMKTVMDAVSHIRAGEADIVVACGMESMSQAPFVSASKLRDGVKMGSIHLDDSIIKDGLTDVFNDYHMGVTAENIAERSVISREAQDEYAFQSQRRATNALNSHRFASEIVPVEVTLRRQQYTVELDEYPKPETSLEQLARLRPAFKPEGTVTAGNASGINDGASALLLVSKTALDTHGLTPIAEVIASSQSGVCPEVMGLGPVPAVASALKKAAMTLADVDRLELNEAFAAQALGVMKGLCEAHSVEQDWLMARTNLNGGAIALGHPLGASGNRILTTLIYQLERDNAEYGLASLCIGGGMGTAMILRRPPTTSTAELSKEQS